In Rhea pennata isolate bPtePen1 chromosome 20, bPtePen1.pri, whole genome shotgun sequence, a single window of DNA contains:
- the ABHD11 gene encoding protein ABHD11 has translation MTAVPLAHEVLEGSGARPPLVILHGLFGSHGNFQTVAKAVARRRGSKVLTLDARNHGNSPHSPLMTYEVMSLDVQHLLARLGITKCILLGHSMGGKTAMTVALQRPDLVERLISVDVSPTSTTAVSEFSAYISAMKSVSIPDGLPRSTARRLADDQLRPVVQLAQLRQFLLTNLVEVEGRYIWRVNLEAISHHLSDIMNFPVFHKPYPGPTLFLGGSKSPYISPKDYPEIQRLFPKADIQFIEGAGHIVHQDKFEEFITAILNFLPPP, from the exons ATGAC gGCGGTGCCGCTGGCCCACGAGGTGCTGGAGGGCAGCGGGGCTCGGCCGCCCCTGGTGATCCTGCATGGGCTCTTCGGCAGCCACGGCAACTTCCAGACGGTGGCCAAGGCAgtggcgcggcgccgcggcagcAAG GTGCTGACACTGGATGCCCGGAACCACGGAAACAGCCCCCACAGCCCGCTCATGACCTATGAAGTGATGAGTTTGGACGTGCAGCACCTCCTGGCCCGCCTGGGCATCACCAAGTGCATCCTCCTGGGACACAGCATGGGGGGCAAGACAGCCATGACAGTGGCCCTGCAGCGG CCAGACCTGGTGGAGCGCTTGATCTCTGTAGACGTTAGTCCCACCTCAACCACAGCTGTCTCTGAATTCTCTGCCTACATCTCTGCCATGAAGTCAGTGAGCATCCCCGATGGTCTGCCACGCTCCACAGCCCGCCGGCTGGCTGATGATCAGCTGCGTCCAGTTGTCCAG TTGGCACAGCTGAGACAGTTCCTTCTCACCAACCTGGTGGAGGTGGAGGGCCGCTACATCTGGCGAGTAAACCTGGAGGCTATATCCCATCACTTGTCAGATATCATGAACTTCCCTGTCTTCCACAAGCCGTATCCAGGCCCGACACTTTTCTTGGGAGGATCCAAGTCGCCCTATATCAG CCCCAAAGACTACCCGGAGATTCAGCGTCTCTTCCCGAAGGCAGATATCCAGTTCATTGAAGGTGCAGGCCACATAGTCCATCAAGATAAGTTTGAAGAATTCATCACTGCTATCCTTAATTTCCTGCCACCACCATAA
- the LOC134149463 gene encoding caspase-1-like has protein sequence MADRKLLEVRTAFVERVGKPVISGLLDDLLDQRVLSSEEVDTVQDQYTLRADKARCLIDSVRLKGHKASKIFIESLRQRDGLLAEELGMGAGLGLPGMQLAFPSADVIPGPPTGIQGQQWIQQCSLSEYQRICEAEGNQIYPIYLPLEKRTRRALLICNIEFEYLSKRSGAEKDVEGMTKLLEGLGYKVEIHLNLTSKEMTEVLKYFASCKEHRNSDSTFLVLMSHGVRAGLCGTKSRNRNTDILSLDTIYETFNNKHCQALLHKPKVLIIQACRGEKAGSVLVRDSDIPEMTDPSLAPTTTAGLESDAIHEVHLESDFACLHSSTPDTAAWRSPQTGSVFIQNLIAQFRNYACNSHLREIFQKVQQSFDKFPQQLPAEERTTLIKKFYLFPGH, from the exons ATGGCAG ACAGGAAGCTCCTAGAGGTGCGGACAGCCTTCGTGGAGCGTGTGGGAAAGCCTGTGATCTCTGGGCTCCTGGACGACCTGCTAGACCAGCGGGTCCTGAGCTCTGAGGAGGTGGACACTGTGCAGGACCAGTACACGCTGCGTGCTGACAAGGCCCGCTGCCTAATTGACAGTGTGCGCCTGAAGGGTCACAAGGCCAGCAAGATCTTCATTGAGAGCCTCAGGCAGCGTGATGGCCTCTTGGCAGAGGAGCTGGGTATGGGTGCTGGCTTGG GGCTCCCTGGCATGCAGTTGGCTTTCCCCAGTGCTGATGTCATCCCTGGGCCCCCCACCGGTATCCAGGGCCAGCAGTGGATCCAGCAGTGCTCTCTGAGCGAGTACCAGCGCATCTGTGAGGCAGAAGGAAACCAG ATCTATCCCATTTACCTGCCACTGGAGAAACGAACCCGCAGGGCCTTGCTCATTTGCAACATTGAGTTTGAGTACTTGAGCAAGAGGAGTGGGGCTGAAAAAGATGTAGAAGGGATGACAAAGCTACTGGAAGGATTGGGCTACAAGGTGGAAATTCACCTCAACTTAACTTCCAAG GAGATGACTGAGGTCTTGAAGTATTTTGCCAGCTGCAAGGAACATCGGAACTCTGACAGCACATTCCTAGTGCTCATGTCCCATGGAGTCAGAGCTGGGCTCTGTGGGACCAAGAGCAGAAACAGGAACACAGACATCCTTTCCCTCGATACCATCTATGAGACCTTCAACAACAAGCACtgccaggcactgctgcacaaacCCAAAGTGCTCATCATCCAGGCCTGCCGGGGAG AGAAAGCTGGGTCTGTGCTGGTGAGAGACTCTGACATCCCTGAGATGACTGATCCCAGCTTGGCTCCCACGACCACTGCAGGGTTGGAAAGTGATGCAATCCATGAAGTCCACCTGGAGAGTGATTTTGCCTGTTTACATTCCTCCACCCCTG ATACTGCTGCCTGGAGAAGCCCCCAAACTGGCTCTGTTTTCATCCAAAATCTGATAGCGCAATTTAGAAACTATGCCTGTAACAGCCACTTGCGTGAGATCTTCCAAAAG GTCCAACAGTCCTTTGACAAATTTCCTCAGCAGTTGCCAGCAGAAGAGCGAACTACGCTGATCAAAAAGTTCTACCTCTTTCCAGGCCACTGA